A single Alosa sapidissima isolate fAloSap1 chromosome 17, fAloSap1.pri, whole genome shotgun sequence DNA region contains:
- the klhl15 gene encoding kelch-like protein 15 isoform X1: MSEEPRAPWSKRGCVESHRRGSLCPYPEQGKLKLRKCERPFSALSAKSATGQDVPKRCVMGDVEVYLSQVHDGSVSSGFRALYEERLLLDVTLLIEEHHFQAHKALLATQSDYFRVMFTADMRERDQDKIHMKGLTAAGFGHVLRFMYYGSLELSMPTVQEILQAAMYVQLTEAVEFCCSFLLAKICLDNCAEVMRLLEDFSVGVEGVQEQLDNFLLENFVPLMARPDFLSYLSLEKLMAYLDSDKLSRFPEIELYEAVQSWLRHDRRRWRHTDAVVQNLRFCLMTPANVFEKVKTSEFYRYSRQLRQEVDQALNYFHEVNEQPLAMTKSNRIRSVRPQTAVFRGMIGHSMVNSKILLLHRPKVWWELEGPQVPLRPDCLAIVNNFVFLLGGEELGPDGEFHASSKVYRYDPRQNSWLRMADMSVPRSEFAVGVIGKYVYAVAGRTRDETFYSTERYDIVEDKWEFVDPYPVNKYGHEGTVLGGKLYITGGITSSSTSKQVCVFDPSREGAPEHRARRTPVLNSCWENKSKMNYARCFHKMIAHNGKLYVFGGVCVILRASFESQGCPSTEVYNPETDEWTILASMPIGRSGHGVAVLDKQIMVLGGLCYNGHYSDSILTFDPEENKWKEDEYPRMPCKLDGLQVCSLHFPEYVLEHVRRCS, from the exons ATGTCAGAAGAACCTCGAGCTCCCTGGTCGAAGAGGGGTTGTGTGGAGTCGCATCGCCGAG GTTCTCTGTGCCCCTATCCAGAGCAGGGGAAACTCAAGCTGAGGAAATGTGAGCGTCCCTTCAGCGCGTTGTCAGCGAAGTCCGCGACTGGCCAGGACGTCCCCAAAAG GTGTGTGATGGGGGACGTGGAGGTGTACCTCTCCCAGGTACACGACGGCAGCGTGTCGTCCGGCTTCCGGGCCCTGTACGAGGAGCGTCTACTGCTGGACGTCACGCTGCTGATCGAGGAGCACCACTTCCAGGCGCACAAGGCCCTGCTGGCCACCCAGAGCGACTACTTCCGGGTCATGTTCACCGCCGACATGCGCGAGCGCGACCAGGACAAGATCCACATGAAGGGCTTGACGGCGGCCGGCTTCGGCCACGTGCTGCGCTTCATGTACTACGGCTCGCTGGAGCTGAGCATGCCCACGGTCCAGGAGATCCTCCAGGCGGCCATGTACGTCCAGCTCACAGAGGCCGTGGAGTTCTGCTGCTCCTTCCTGCTGGCCAAGATCTGCCTGGACAACTGCGCCGAGGTCATGCGGCTGCTGGAGGACTTCAGCGTGGGGGTGGAGGGCGTGCAGGAGCAGCTGGACAACTTCCTGCTGGAGAACTTTGTGCCGCTGATGGCGCGGCCCGACTTCCTGTCCTACCTGAGCCTGGAGAAGCTGATGGCGTACCTGGACAGCGACAAGCTGAGCCGCTTCCCTGAGATCGAGCTGTACGAGGCCGTGCAGTCCTGGCTCCGGCACGACCGCCGCCGCTGGAGACACACTGACGCCGTGGTGCAGAACCTCCGCTTCTGCCTCATGACGCCCGCCAACGTGTTTGAGAAG GTCAAGACTTCGGAGTTCTACCGGTACTCCCGTCAGCTGCGGCAGGAAGTGGACCAGGCGCTCAACTACTTCCACGAAGTCAACGAGCAGCCGCTGGCCATGACCAAGTCCAACCGGATCCGCTCGGTGCGTCCGCAGACCGCTGTGTTCCGTGGCATGATCGGCCACAGCATGGTCAACAGCAAGATCCTGCTGCTGCACCGGCCCAAGGTGTGGTGGGAGCTGGAGGGCCCGCAGGTGCCGCTGCGTCCCGACTGCCTGGCCATCGTCAACAACTTCGTCTTCCTGCTGGGCGGCGAGGAGCTGGGCCCCGACGGCGAGTTCCACGCCTCGTCCAAGGTGTACCGCTACGACCCGCGGCAGAACTCGTGGCTGCGCATGGCCGACATGTCGGTGCCGCGCTCGGAGTTCGCCGTGGGCGTGATCGGCAAGTACGTCTACGCGGTGGCGGGCCGCACGCGGGACGAGACCTTCTACTCGACGGAGCGCTATGACATCGTGGAGGACAAGTGGGAGTTCGTGGACCCGTACCCGGTCAACAAGTATGGCCATGAGGGCACGGTGCTCGGCGGCAAGCTCTACATCACCGGCGGCATCACCTCGTCGTCCACCTCCAAGCAGGTGTGCGTGTTCGACCCCAGCAGAGAGGGGGCGCCAGAGCACCGTGCGCGCCGCACGCCCGTCCTCAACAGCTGCTGGGAGAACAAGTCCAAGATGAACTACGCCCGCTGCTTCCACAAGATGATCGCACACAACGGGAAGCTCTACGTGTTCGGCGGCGTGTGCGTCATCCTGCGCGCCTCCTTCGAGTCGCAGGGCTGCCCGTCCACGGAGGTGTATAACCCGGAGACGGACGAGTGGACCATCCTGGCGTCCATGCCCATCGGCCGCAGTGGCCACGGCGTGGCGGTGCTGGACAAGCAGATCATGGTGCTGGGCGGCCTGTGCTATAACGGCCACTATAGCGACTCCATCCTCACGTTCGACCCGGAGGAAAACAAGTGGAAGGAGGACGAGTATCCCAGGATGCCTTGCAAACTGGACGGGCTGCAGGTGTGCAGCCTGCACTTCCCGGAGTATGTGCTGGAACACGTCAGGCGGTGCAGCTGA
- the klhl15 gene encoding kelch-like protein 15 isoform X2, with translation MSEEPRAPWSKRGCVESHRREQGKLKLRKCERPFSALSAKSATGQDVPKRCVMGDVEVYLSQVHDGSVSSGFRALYEERLLLDVTLLIEEHHFQAHKALLATQSDYFRVMFTADMRERDQDKIHMKGLTAAGFGHVLRFMYYGSLELSMPTVQEILQAAMYVQLTEAVEFCCSFLLAKICLDNCAEVMRLLEDFSVGVEGVQEQLDNFLLENFVPLMARPDFLSYLSLEKLMAYLDSDKLSRFPEIELYEAVQSWLRHDRRRWRHTDAVVQNLRFCLMTPANVFEKVKTSEFYRYSRQLRQEVDQALNYFHEVNEQPLAMTKSNRIRSVRPQTAVFRGMIGHSMVNSKILLLHRPKVWWELEGPQVPLRPDCLAIVNNFVFLLGGEELGPDGEFHASSKVYRYDPRQNSWLRMADMSVPRSEFAVGVIGKYVYAVAGRTRDETFYSTERYDIVEDKWEFVDPYPVNKYGHEGTVLGGKLYITGGITSSSTSKQVCVFDPSREGAPEHRARRTPVLNSCWENKSKMNYARCFHKMIAHNGKLYVFGGVCVILRASFESQGCPSTEVYNPETDEWTILASMPIGRSGHGVAVLDKQIMVLGGLCYNGHYSDSILTFDPEENKWKEDEYPRMPCKLDGLQVCSLHFPEYVLEHVRRCS, from the exons ATGTCAGAAGAACCTCGAGCTCCCTGGTCGAAGAGGGGTTGTGTGGAGTCGCATCGCCGAG AGCAGGGGAAACTCAAGCTGAGGAAATGTGAGCGTCCCTTCAGCGCGTTGTCAGCGAAGTCCGCGACTGGCCAGGACGTCCCCAAAAG GTGTGTGATGGGGGACGTGGAGGTGTACCTCTCCCAGGTACACGACGGCAGCGTGTCGTCCGGCTTCCGGGCCCTGTACGAGGAGCGTCTACTGCTGGACGTCACGCTGCTGATCGAGGAGCACCACTTCCAGGCGCACAAGGCCCTGCTGGCCACCCAGAGCGACTACTTCCGGGTCATGTTCACCGCCGACATGCGCGAGCGCGACCAGGACAAGATCCACATGAAGGGCTTGACGGCGGCCGGCTTCGGCCACGTGCTGCGCTTCATGTACTACGGCTCGCTGGAGCTGAGCATGCCCACGGTCCAGGAGATCCTCCAGGCGGCCATGTACGTCCAGCTCACAGAGGCCGTGGAGTTCTGCTGCTCCTTCCTGCTGGCCAAGATCTGCCTGGACAACTGCGCCGAGGTCATGCGGCTGCTGGAGGACTTCAGCGTGGGGGTGGAGGGCGTGCAGGAGCAGCTGGACAACTTCCTGCTGGAGAACTTTGTGCCGCTGATGGCGCGGCCCGACTTCCTGTCCTACCTGAGCCTGGAGAAGCTGATGGCGTACCTGGACAGCGACAAGCTGAGCCGCTTCCCTGAGATCGAGCTGTACGAGGCCGTGCAGTCCTGGCTCCGGCACGACCGCCGCCGCTGGAGACACACTGACGCCGTGGTGCAGAACCTCCGCTTCTGCCTCATGACGCCCGCCAACGTGTTTGAGAAG GTCAAGACTTCGGAGTTCTACCGGTACTCCCGTCAGCTGCGGCAGGAAGTGGACCAGGCGCTCAACTACTTCCACGAAGTCAACGAGCAGCCGCTGGCCATGACCAAGTCCAACCGGATCCGCTCGGTGCGTCCGCAGACCGCTGTGTTCCGTGGCATGATCGGCCACAGCATGGTCAACAGCAAGATCCTGCTGCTGCACCGGCCCAAGGTGTGGTGGGAGCTGGAGGGCCCGCAGGTGCCGCTGCGTCCCGACTGCCTGGCCATCGTCAACAACTTCGTCTTCCTGCTGGGCGGCGAGGAGCTGGGCCCCGACGGCGAGTTCCACGCCTCGTCCAAGGTGTACCGCTACGACCCGCGGCAGAACTCGTGGCTGCGCATGGCCGACATGTCGGTGCCGCGCTCGGAGTTCGCCGTGGGCGTGATCGGCAAGTACGTCTACGCGGTGGCGGGCCGCACGCGGGACGAGACCTTCTACTCGACGGAGCGCTATGACATCGTGGAGGACAAGTGGGAGTTCGTGGACCCGTACCCGGTCAACAAGTATGGCCATGAGGGCACGGTGCTCGGCGGCAAGCTCTACATCACCGGCGGCATCACCTCGTCGTCCACCTCCAAGCAGGTGTGCGTGTTCGACCCCAGCAGAGAGGGGGCGCCAGAGCACCGTGCGCGCCGCACGCCCGTCCTCAACAGCTGCTGGGAGAACAAGTCCAAGATGAACTACGCCCGCTGCTTCCACAAGATGATCGCACACAACGGGAAGCTCTACGTGTTCGGCGGCGTGTGCGTCATCCTGCGCGCCTCCTTCGAGTCGCAGGGCTGCCCGTCCACGGAGGTGTATAACCCGGAGACGGACGAGTGGACCATCCTGGCGTCCATGCCCATCGGCCGCAGTGGCCACGGCGTGGCGGTGCTGGACAAGCAGATCATGGTGCTGGGCGGCCTGTGCTATAACGGCCACTATAGCGACTCCATCCTCACGTTCGACCCGGAGGAAAACAAGTGGAAGGAGGACGAGTATCCCAGGATGCCTTGCAAACTGGACGGGCTGCAGGTGTGCAGCCTGCACTTCCCGGAGTATGTGCTGGAACACGTCAGGCGGTGCAGCTGA
- the klhl15 gene encoding kelch-like protein 15 isoform X3 yields the protein MPVANQRCVMGDVEVYLSQVHDGSVSSGFRALYEERLLLDVTLLIEEHHFQAHKALLATQSDYFRVMFTADMRERDQDKIHMKGLTAAGFGHVLRFMYYGSLELSMPTVQEILQAAMYVQLTEAVEFCCSFLLAKICLDNCAEVMRLLEDFSVGVEGVQEQLDNFLLENFVPLMARPDFLSYLSLEKLMAYLDSDKLSRFPEIELYEAVQSWLRHDRRRWRHTDAVVQNLRFCLMTPANVFEKVKTSEFYRYSRQLRQEVDQALNYFHEVNEQPLAMTKSNRIRSVRPQTAVFRGMIGHSMVNSKILLLHRPKVWWELEGPQVPLRPDCLAIVNNFVFLLGGEELGPDGEFHASSKVYRYDPRQNSWLRMADMSVPRSEFAVGVIGKYVYAVAGRTRDETFYSTERYDIVEDKWEFVDPYPVNKYGHEGTVLGGKLYITGGITSSSTSKQVCVFDPSREGAPEHRARRTPVLNSCWENKSKMNYARCFHKMIAHNGKLYVFGGVCVILRASFESQGCPSTEVYNPETDEWTILASMPIGRSGHGVAVLDKQIMVLGGLCYNGHYSDSILTFDPEENKWKEDEYPRMPCKLDGLQVCSLHFPEYVLEHVRRCS from the exons ATGCCCgtggccaatcagag GTGTGTGATGGGGGACGTGGAGGTGTACCTCTCCCAGGTACACGACGGCAGCGTGTCGTCCGGCTTCCGGGCCCTGTACGAGGAGCGTCTACTGCTGGACGTCACGCTGCTGATCGAGGAGCACCACTTCCAGGCGCACAAGGCCCTGCTGGCCACCCAGAGCGACTACTTCCGGGTCATGTTCACCGCCGACATGCGCGAGCGCGACCAGGACAAGATCCACATGAAGGGCTTGACGGCGGCCGGCTTCGGCCACGTGCTGCGCTTCATGTACTACGGCTCGCTGGAGCTGAGCATGCCCACGGTCCAGGAGATCCTCCAGGCGGCCATGTACGTCCAGCTCACAGAGGCCGTGGAGTTCTGCTGCTCCTTCCTGCTGGCCAAGATCTGCCTGGACAACTGCGCCGAGGTCATGCGGCTGCTGGAGGACTTCAGCGTGGGGGTGGAGGGCGTGCAGGAGCAGCTGGACAACTTCCTGCTGGAGAACTTTGTGCCGCTGATGGCGCGGCCCGACTTCCTGTCCTACCTGAGCCTGGAGAAGCTGATGGCGTACCTGGACAGCGACAAGCTGAGCCGCTTCCCTGAGATCGAGCTGTACGAGGCCGTGCAGTCCTGGCTCCGGCACGACCGCCGCCGCTGGAGACACACTGACGCCGTGGTGCAGAACCTCCGCTTCTGCCTCATGACGCCCGCCAACGTGTTTGAGAAG GTCAAGACTTCGGAGTTCTACCGGTACTCCCGTCAGCTGCGGCAGGAAGTGGACCAGGCGCTCAACTACTTCCACGAAGTCAACGAGCAGCCGCTGGCCATGACCAAGTCCAACCGGATCCGCTCGGTGCGTCCGCAGACCGCTGTGTTCCGTGGCATGATCGGCCACAGCATGGTCAACAGCAAGATCCTGCTGCTGCACCGGCCCAAGGTGTGGTGGGAGCTGGAGGGCCCGCAGGTGCCGCTGCGTCCCGACTGCCTGGCCATCGTCAACAACTTCGTCTTCCTGCTGGGCGGCGAGGAGCTGGGCCCCGACGGCGAGTTCCACGCCTCGTCCAAGGTGTACCGCTACGACCCGCGGCAGAACTCGTGGCTGCGCATGGCCGACATGTCGGTGCCGCGCTCGGAGTTCGCCGTGGGCGTGATCGGCAAGTACGTCTACGCGGTGGCGGGCCGCACGCGGGACGAGACCTTCTACTCGACGGAGCGCTATGACATCGTGGAGGACAAGTGGGAGTTCGTGGACCCGTACCCGGTCAACAAGTATGGCCATGAGGGCACGGTGCTCGGCGGCAAGCTCTACATCACCGGCGGCATCACCTCGTCGTCCACCTCCAAGCAGGTGTGCGTGTTCGACCCCAGCAGAGAGGGGGCGCCAGAGCACCGTGCGCGCCGCACGCCCGTCCTCAACAGCTGCTGGGAGAACAAGTCCAAGATGAACTACGCCCGCTGCTTCCACAAGATGATCGCACACAACGGGAAGCTCTACGTGTTCGGCGGCGTGTGCGTCATCCTGCGCGCCTCCTTCGAGTCGCAGGGCTGCCCGTCCACGGAGGTGTATAACCCGGAGACGGACGAGTGGACCATCCTGGCGTCCATGCCCATCGGCCGCAGTGGCCACGGCGTGGCGGTGCTGGACAAGCAGATCATGGTGCTGGGCGGCCTGTGCTATAACGGCCACTATAGCGACTCCATCCTCACGTTCGACCCGGAGGAAAACAAGTGGAAGGAGGACGAGTATCCCAGGATGCCTTGCAAACTGGACGGGCTGCAGGTGTGCAGCCTGCACTTCCCGGAGTATGTGCTGGAACACGTCAGGCGGTGCAGCTGA
- the klhl15 gene encoding kelch-like protein 15 isoform X4, whose translation MGDVEVYLSQVHDGSVSSGFRALYEERLLLDVTLLIEEHHFQAHKALLATQSDYFRVMFTADMRERDQDKIHMKGLTAAGFGHVLRFMYYGSLELSMPTVQEILQAAMYVQLTEAVEFCCSFLLAKICLDNCAEVMRLLEDFSVGVEGVQEQLDNFLLENFVPLMARPDFLSYLSLEKLMAYLDSDKLSRFPEIELYEAVQSWLRHDRRRWRHTDAVVQNLRFCLMTPANVFEKVKTSEFYRYSRQLRQEVDQALNYFHEVNEQPLAMTKSNRIRSVRPQTAVFRGMIGHSMVNSKILLLHRPKVWWELEGPQVPLRPDCLAIVNNFVFLLGGEELGPDGEFHASSKVYRYDPRQNSWLRMADMSVPRSEFAVGVIGKYVYAVAGRTRDETFYSTERYDIVEDKWEFVDPYPVNKYGHEGTVLGGKLYITGGITSSSTSKQVCVFDPSREGAPEHRARRTPVLNSCWENKSKMNYARCFHKMIAHNGKLYVFGGVCVILRASFESQGCPSTEVYNPETDEWTILASMPIGRSGHGVAVLDKQIMVLGGLCYNGHYSDSILTFDPEENKWKEDEYPRMPCKLDGLQVCSLHFPEYVLEHVRRCS comes from the exons ATGGGGGACGTGGAGGTGTACCTCTCCCAGGTACACGACGGCAGCGTGTCGTCCGGCTTCCGGGCCCTGTACGAGGAGCGTCTACTGCTGGACGTCACGCTGCTGATCGAGGAGCACCACTTCCAGGCGCACAAGGCCCTGCTGGCCACCCAGAGCGACTACTTCCGGGTCATGTTCACCGCCGACATGCGCGAGCGCGACCAGGACAAGATCCACATGAAGGGCTTGACGGCGGCCGGCTTCGGCCACGTGCTGCGCTTCATGTACTACGGCTCGCTGGAGCTGAGCATGCCCACGGTCCAGGAGATCCTCCAGGCGGCCATGTACGTCCAGCTCACAGAGGCCGTGGAGTTCTGCTGCTCCTTCCTGCTGGCCAAGATCTGCCTGGACAACTGCGCCGAGGTCATGCGGCTGCTGGAGGACTTCAGCGTGGGGGTGGAGGGCGTGCAGGAGCAGCTGGACAACTTCCTGCTGGAGAACTTTGTGCCGCTGATGGCGCGGCCCGACTTCCTGTCCTACCTGAGCCTGGAGAAGCTGATGGCGTACCTGGACAGCGACAAGCTGAGCCGCTTCCCTGAGATCGAGCTGTACGAGGCCGTGCAGTCCTGGCTCCGGCACGACCGCCGCCGCTGGAGACACACTGACGCCGTGGTGCAGAACCTCCGCTTCTGCCTCATGACGCCCGCCAACGTGTTTGAGAAG GTCAAGACTTCGGAGTTCTACCGGTACTCCCGTCAGCTGCGGCAGGAAGTGGACCAGGCGCTCAACTACTTCCACGAAGTCAACGAGCAGCCGCTGGCCATGACCAAGTCCAACCGGATCCGCTCGGTGCGTCCGCAGACCGCTGTGTTCCGTGGCATGATCGGCCACAGCATGGTCAACAGCAAGATCCTGCTGCTGCACCGGCCCAAGGTGTGGTGGGAGCTGGAGGGCCCGCAGGTGCCGCTGCGTCCCGACTGCCTGGCCATCGTCAACAACTTCGTCTTCCTGCTGGGCGGCGAGGAGCTGGGCCCCGACGGCGAGTTCCACGCCTCGTCCAAGGTGTACCGCTACGACCCGCGGCAGAACTCGTGGCTGCGCATGGCCGACATGTCGGTGCCGCGCTCGGAGTTCGCCGTGGGCGTGATCGGCAAGTACGTCTACGCGGTGGCGGGCCGCACGCGGGACGAGACCTTCTACTCGACGGAGCGCTATGACATCGTGGAGGACAAGTGGGAGTTCGTGGACCCGTACCCGGTCAACAAGTATGGCCATGAGGGCACGGTGCTCGGCGGCAAGCTCTACATCACCGGCGGCATCACCTCGTCGTCCACCTCCAAGCAGGTGTGCGTGTTCGACCCCAGCAGAGAGGGGGCGCCAGAGCACCGTGCGCGCCGCACGCCCGTCCTCAACAGCTGCTGGGAGAACAAGTCCAAGATGAACTACGCCCGCTGCTTCCACAAGATGATCGCACACAACGGGAAGCTCTACGTGTTCGGCGGCGTGTGCGTCATCCTGCGCGCCTCCTTCGAGTCGCAGGGCTGCCCGTCCACGGAGGTGTATAACCCGGAGACGGACGAGTGGACCATCCTGGCGTCCATGCCCATCGGCCGCAGTGGCCACGGCGTGGCGGTGCTGGACAAGCAGATCATGGTGCTGGGCGGCCTGTGCTATAACGGCCACTATAGCGACTCCATCCTCACGTTCGACCCGGAGGAAAACAAGTGGAAGGAGGACGAGTATCCCAGGATGCCTTGCAAACTGGACGGGCTGCAGGTGTGCAGCCTGCACTTCCCGGAGTATGTGCTGGAACACGTCAGGCGGTGCAGCTGA